AGGAGTTTCCCGCCCTGACCGGTGCGCAGGTGGCGGTCCGGCAGGTCATCTCGATGCTGGCCGACGGTCGCCCCGTCATCGCGCACTGCTTCGCCGGTAAAGACCGCACCGGCTTCACGGTGGCCACGGTGCTGGAGGCAGTCGGCGTACCGCGTGAGGCGATCATGATCGACTTCCTGCGCAGCAATGAGGCGATCGACCAGTTGCGGGACAGCATCATGGAATCGGTGAAGGCCCGCGCCGGCGAGGACCCGGCTGCGTCGGCCTTCATCGAGGCGCGGCTCACCGACGCGGTGCTCGGGGTGCGCGAGGAGTACCTCGAGGCCGCGCATCGGGTCCGCGACGAACGCTACGGATCGGTATCGGGCTTCCTGCAGTCCGCGGGAATCACCGATGACGAGCTGACCCGGTTGCGGTCTCGGCTGACTAACTGACCAGCACTCCGACCACCCAGGCAACCGTCGCGAGCAGCGCGCCGGTGAGCTCTACACCCACAGAGAGCGCGACACCCTTGAGCGCGTGCACCGTCGAGGCCCACGCGCGGGTCGGGTCGCGGCGGGTCGCCAGCTCCGCGAGATACACCCCGAGCACGAATCCGATCAGCAGTCCGATCACCGGGATGACGAAGAAACCCACGATGCCGGCGAGCCCTCCGACGACCAGCACCGAGGTACGCACCTGGGCCCGTCGCATGCGCTGCAC
The sequence above is drawn from the Mycolicibacterium neoaurum VKM Ac-1815D genome and encodes:
- a CDS encoding tyrosine-protein phosphatase — its product is MELTGAWNFRDVAESAGIRPGLLFRSSELSKLTDEGRSTLLALGINDVADLRSRRELERRGAGQVPADVALHHLPFHFEDDSAQDAPHEATFQRVMSESPEGEDVAEAAKRYMTEVYEEFPALTGAQVAVRQVISMLADGRPVIAHCFAGKDRTGFTVATVLEAVGVPREAIMIDFLRSNEAIDQLRDSIMESVKARAGEDPAASAFIEARLTDAVLGVREEYLEAAHRVRDERYGSVSGFLQSAGITDDELTRLRSRLTN
- a CDS encoding DUF456 domain-containing protein, with amino-acid sequence MGTLGIVAVALVIAVGLVGIIVPILPGGLLVIGAIGVWAYVEGTTTSWVTFGIAATLFVVSEIVKYTWPVQRMRRAQVRTSVLVVGGLAGIVGFFVIPVIGLLIGFVLGVYLAELATRRDPTRAWASTVHALKGVALSVGVELTGALLATVAWVVGVLVS